One window of the Cryptomeria japonica chromosome 7, Sugi_1.0, whole genome shotgun sequence genome contains the following:
- the LOC131856538 gene encoding putative UPF0481 protein At3g02645, with protein sequence MDQLNIPTYSSNNVNHEIDSGELNDGGRNASVESWLIQVKRPSSFPHRMWEVSEKVCIYRVPKHIMISNVEAYIPLVVSFGPYHHKISAELSTMDQYKLQAVHIVLERLKIDAVSLIAEIHKLETQIRECYEEPIDMNGEALSWMMVMDACFILHFFSGENSTNRYNFAFPSLGYGNVMSRDILNDIMKLENQIPLFVLLKILQMEFGTIEAAEDKLCKILSKCGVSLEHPFFPVSSSSGIETWEILMDHILRSPHHLLDLCRMVIKDRIINYICIERRQRRWSINTVLPRFMQGHRSIDIVRRPYQEAYNPSAESLHKAAIKFQPGQLRFEKRRFGTTTLSLPQIDVDVRTEARLRNLMAYEECQICSRQPESTVISNFVLLLQDLINSEKDVSLLRKFLIIRSWVGSDEDIVRMFNRLGAEITFIPIKQFEVVMKEARDHYNSRWRVWWSQLKQDIFAEPWYILSLLTAIFILVMTAAQTAMTAIQTMYTLKK encoded by the coding sequence ATGGATCAACTAAATATCCCTACTTATAGCAGCAACAATGTTAATCATGAAATTGATAGTGGTGAATTAAATGATGGGGGTCGGAATGCTTCAGTTGAATCATGGCTCATCCAAGTAAAAAGACCATCCAGTTTCCCACACCGAATGTGGGAAGTGTCAGAAAAAGTATGCATATATAGGGTGCCTAAACACATTATGATCTCTAATGTAGAAGCTTACATTCCTTTGGTTGTATCATTTGGGCCCTACCATCACAAGATAAGTGCTGAGCTCTCTACAATGGATCAATATAAATTACAAGCAGTCCATATAGTGCTGGAAAGATTGAAAATAGATGCAGTTTCACTGATTGCAGAGATTCATAAATTAGAGACTCAAATCAGAGAATGCTATGAAGAACCAATAGACATGAATGGAGAAGCACTATCTTGGATGATGGTAATGGATGCTTGTTTTATTCTTCATTTCTTTAGTGGGGAGAACAGTACAAATCGTTACAACTTTGCTTTCCCTAGCCTAGGTTATGGTAACGTGATGTCTCGTGACATATTGAATGATATAATGAAGCTGGAAAACCAAATTCCTCTCTTTGTTCTCTTGAAAATACTACAGATGGAATTTGGAACCATTGAAGCTGCAGAAGACAAATTATGTAAAATCCTGAGTAAATGTGGTGTGTCCTTGGAACATCCTTTTTTTCCGGTCTCTTCATCATCAGGAATTGAAACTTGGGAAATTCTAATGGATCATATTTTGAGATCTCCACACCATTTGTTGGACTTATGCAGGATGGTGATTAAGGATAGGATAATAAATTATATCTGCATTGAGCGTAGGCAACGTCGGTGGTCGATAAATACGGTACTACCTAGGTTTATGCAAGGACACAGGAGCATCGATATAGTTCGTCGTCCTTATCAAGAGGCTTATAATCCTAGTGCTGAATCATTACACAAGGCTGCTATAAAATTTCAGCCAGGCCAATTGCGATTTGAAAAGAGAAGGTTTGGAACAACTACGCTTTCTCTCCCTCAAATCGATGTGGATGTTAGAACAGAAGCAAGGTTGCGGAACttgatggcatatgaagaatgccAAATTTGCTCGAGGCAGCCAGAATCAACTGTAATTTCAAATTTTGTACTTCTCTTACAAGATTTAATCAATTCAGAGAAAGATGTTTCTTTACTTCGTAAATTTCTTATCATCAGGAGCTGGGTCGGCAGTGATGAAGATATAGTTCGCATGTTCAACCGTCTTGGAGCTGAAATCACATTTATTCCAATTAAACAATTTGAGGTGGTGATGAAAGAGGCGAGAGATCATTATAACAGTCGATGGAGGGTGTGGTGGAGCCAACTTAAACAAGATATTTTTGCAGAGCCATGGTATATTCTCTCCCTTTTGACGGCAATATTTATTTTGGTTATGACCGCTGCGCAAACTGCTATGACCGCTATACAAACTATGTATACCCTGAAGAAATAG